A single window of Microplitis demolitor isolate Queensland-Clemson2020A chromosome 7, iyMicDemo2.1a, whole genome shotgun sequence DNA harbors:
- the LOC103569543 gene encoding probable serine/threonine-protein kinase DDB_G0277071 isoform X2: MSTSTMPGVGSTPPSSGHSMLPMNVMAQKVMPGGDPGSMKPLSGTNLSYVTLQPASQPLSLVQDHRSQVYPSTPYNQSTSTPATAAAPSNINPASEREISESTDSKSVQNGLESSVKAGVTAAADQESNLQSKQNQEANRNNNISPESSSIESQDDIKSDPQPSTFTDNSAVNMTQKTEEKKIPVNNGTKEADNSSSSTLTSIQNKVSPAQKLDDTQPKVDASGSVKKLPTTPTKATANETSSPTTTMTKAEQKINSPVRTPKRKSRELKDLKSPAAESGSKPKRNRVQTQPYQSPLPEIALIVKQTLNKTPANKNPDDKLIVFYKNEFLAVRNAEGSFYVCQAMQNIYKSSRRIRIRWLSQDKNNGEIYSPDFYDFTDFDCILTNLNLNKVDKNKYQLTKFELLRTENILKRAIDVEAGVSEKPSVTEEHPDGLDLSLYKDESQLKRRKGSSNSKQRQRKRSKRESSSSSSSSSSSSEDDSSDEEPEKKSTTATATTTTTTPKSNRVKKRPATNNKALAIAKSVANVSSRSKRILNRGNKIDSVNDNTTNSGNTNTSSGIATGTDVGADANTAAGKRAINTDVKKAEAKKTTKPPPSNPSSTSRTKLRGSAQTVETSSNNSTRRGKRLAAATTGVTSTEDSSEKKSRSRV, translated from the exons ATGAGTACATCGACGATGCCAGGAGTAGGATCAACACCACCCTCGTCGGGACACTCGATGCTACCGATGAATGTTATGGCACAAAAAGTAATGCCAGGTGGTGATCCTGGTTCAATGAAACCACTCAGTGGCACTAATTTGAGTTACGTTACACTGCAACCCGCAAGCCAACCTCTTAGTTTGGTTCAGGATCACAGGTCACAAGTTTATCCGTCAACACCTTATAATCAATCGACATCAACaccagcaacagcagcagcgcCTAGTAATATTAATCCAGCTTCTGAAAGAGAAATTAGTGAATCAACAGATAGTAAATCTGTACAAAATGGGTTGGAGAGTAGTGTAAAAGCAGGAGTGACAGCTGCTGCTGATCAAGAATCTAATTTACAATCTAAACAAAATCAAGAAgctaatagaaataataatataagtcCTGAAAGTTCATCGATTGAAAGCCAAGATGACATTAAATCTGATCCACAACCATCAACATTTACTGATAATTCTG cTGTAAATATGACACAGAAAACTGAGGAAAAGAAAATCCCGGTTAATAATGGCACAAAAGAAGCTGATAATTCATCGTCATCGACGTTAACGTCAATACAAAATAAAGTATCTCCAGCGCAAAAACTAGATGACACGCAGCCTAAAGTTGACGCTAGTGgtagtgttaaaaaattacctacaaCACCAACAAAAGCAACTGCTAATGAAACTAGTTCACCAACAACAACAATGACTAAAgctgaacaaaaaataaattcacctGTACGAACTCCAAAACGTAAATCTCGTgaattaaaagatttaaaaagtcCAGCCGCTGAAAGTGGTAGCAAACCTAAAAGAAATCGAGTTCAGACTCAACCTTATCAGAGTCCTTTACCAGAAATAGCGTTGATTGTTAAGCAGACTCTTAATAAAACGCCTGCTAATAAAAATCCTGATGATAAACTCATCGTATTTTACaa gAATGAATTTTTAGCAGTGCGTAATGCTGAAGGTAGTTTTTATGTATGTCAAgcaatgcaaaatatttacaaGTCTAGTCGACGTATTCGCATACGCTGGCTTTCccaggataaaaataatggagAAATTTATTCACctgatttttatgattttactg aTTTTGATTGTATACTgacgaatttaaatttaaacaaagttgacaaaaataaatatcaattaaccaaatttgaattattgcgtacggaaaatatattaaaacgtGCTATTGATGTTGAGGCTGGTGTTTCTGAAAAACCTAGTGTAACGGAAGAACATCCGGACGGat TGGACTTGTCGCTGTATAAAGACGAATCGCAACTAAAGAGGAGAAAAGGATCAAGTAACTCAAAGCAACGTCAACGTAAAAGGTCAAAACGTGAATCATCAAGTTCATCATCGTCTTCCTCATCCTCCTCGGAAGATGATAGCAGTGATGAAGagcctgaaaaaaaatcaacaacagcaacagcaacgaCAACTACCACAACACCTAAATCAAATCGTGTTAAAAAACGTCCAGCGACAAATAACAAAGCACTGGCTATTGCCAAATCAGTAGCTAATGTATCAAGTCGTTCTAAACGAATTTTAAATCGTGGTAATAAAATAGATTCCGTTAATGACAATACGACGAATTCCGGAAACACAAATACCAGTAGTGGAATTGCTACTGGGACAGATGTCGGTGCTGATGCCAATACTGCTGCTGGTAAACGTGCCATTAATACTGATGTCAAAAAAGCCGAAGcgaaaaaaacaacaaaaccTCCTCCGTCAAATCCAAGCTCAACGTCAAGAACGAAATTACGTG GGTCAGCACAAACTGTCGAGACGAGCAGTAATAATTCAACAAGACGTGGAAAGCGATTGGCTGCTGCTACTACCGGGGTGACATCAACTGAGGATTcgtctgaaaaaaaatcacgtagcagagtgtaa
- the LOC103569543 gene encoding probable serine/threonine-protein kinase DDB_G0277071 isoform X1 — MSTSTMPGVGSTPPSSGHSMLPMNVMAQKVMPGGDPGSMKPLSGTNLSYVTLQPASQPLSLVQDHRSQVYPSTPYNQSTSTPATAAAPSNINPASEREISESTDSKSVQNGLESSVKAGVTAAADQESNLQSKQNQEANRNNNISPESSSIESQDDIKSDPQPSTFTDNSAAVNMTQKTEEKKIPVNNGTKEADNSSSSTLTSIQNKVSPAQKLDDTQPKVDASGSVKKLPTTPTKATANETSSPTTTMTKAEQKINSPVRTPKRKSRELKDLKSPAAESGSKPKRNRVQTQPYQSPLPEIALIVKQTLNKTPANKNPDDKLIVFYKNEFLAVRNAEGSFYVCQAMQNIYKSSRRIRIRWLSQDKNNGEIYSPDFYDFTDFDCILTNLNLNKVDKNKYQLTKFELLRTENILKRAIDVEAGVSEKPSVTEEHPDGLDLSLYKDESQLKRRKGSSNSKQRQRKRSKRESSSSSSSSSSSSEDDSSDEEPEKKSTTATATTTTTTPKSNRVKKRPATNNKALAIAKSVANVSSRSKRILNRGNKIDSVNDNTTNSGNTNTSSGIATGTDVGADANTAAGKRAINTDVKKAEAKKTTKPPPSNPSSTSRTKLRGSAQTVETSSNNSTRRGKRLAAATTGVTSTEDSSEKKSRSRV; from the exons ATGAGTACATCGACGATGCCAGGAGTAGGATCAACACCACCCTCGTCGGGACACTCGATGCTACCGATGAATGTTATGGCACAAAAAGTAATGCCAGGTGGTGATCCTGGTTCAATGAAACCACTCAGTGGCACTAATTTGAGTTACGTTACACTGCAACCCGCAAGCCAACCTCTTAGTTTGGTTCAGGATCACAGGTCACAAGTTTATCCGTCAACACCTTATAATCAATCGACATCAACaccagcaacagcagcagcgcCTAGTAATATTAATCCAGCTTCTGAAAGAGAAATTAGTGAATCAACAGATAGTAAATCTGTACAAAATGGGTTGGAGAGTAGTGTAAAAGCAGGAGTGACAGCTGCTGCTGATCAAGAATCTAATTTACAATCTAAACAAAATCAAGAAgctaatagaaataataatataagtcCTGAAAGTTCATCGATTGAAAGCCAAGATGACATTAAATCTGATCCACAACCATCAACATTTACTGATAATTCTG cagcTGTAAATATGACACAGAAAACTGAGGAAAAGAAAATCCCGGTTAATAATGGCACAAAAGAAGCTGATAATTCATCGTCATCGACGTTAACGTCAATACAAAATAAAGTATCTCCAGCGCAAAAACTAGATGACACGCAGCCTAAAGTTGACGCTAGTGgtagtgttaaaaaattacctacaaCACCAACAAAAGCAACTGCTAATGAAACTAGTTCACCAACAACAACAATGACTAAAgctgaacaaaaaataaattcacctGTACGAACTCCAAAACGTAAATCTCGTgaattaaaagatttaaaaagtcCAGCCGCTGAAAGTGGTAGCAAACCTAAAAGAAATCGAGTTCAGACTCAACCTTATCAGAGTCCTTTACCAGAAATAGCGTTGATTGTTAAGCAGACTCTTAATAAAACGCCTGCTAATAAAAATCCTGATGATAAACTCATCGTATTTTACaa gAATGAATTTTTAGCAGTGCGTAATGCTGAAGGTAGTTTTTATGTATGTCAAgcaatgcaaaatatttacaaGTCTAGTCGACGTATTCGCATACGCTGGCTTTCccaggataaaaataatggagAAATTTATTCACctgatttttatgattttactg aTTTTGATTGTATACTgacgaatttaaatttaaacaaagttgacaaaaataaatatcaattaaccaaatttgaattattgcgtacggaaaatatattaaaacgtGCTATTGATGTTGAGGCTGGTGTTTCTGAAAAACCTAGTGTAACGGAAGAACATCCGGACGGat TGGACTTGTCGCTGTATAAAGACGAATCGCAACTAAAGAGGAGAAAAGGATCAAGTAACTCAAAGCAACGTCAACGTAAAAGGTCAAAACGTGAATCATCAAGTTCATCATCGTCTTCCTCATCCTCCTCGGAAGATGATAGCAGTGATGAAGagcctgaaaaaaaatcaacaacagcaacagcaacgaCAACTACCACAACACCTAAATCAAATCGTGTTAAAAAACGTCCAGCGACAAATAACAAAGCACTGGCTATTGCCAAATCAGTAGCTAATGTATCAAGTCGTTCTAAACGAATTTTAAATCGTGGTAATAAAATAGATTCCGTTAATGACAATACGACGAATTCCGGAAACACAAATACCAGTAGTGGAATTGCTACTGGGACAGATGTCGGTGCTGATGCCAATACTGCTGCTGGTAAACGTGCCATTAATACTGATGTCAAAAAAGCCGAAGcgaaaaaaacaacaaaaccTCCTCCGTCAAATCCAAGCTCAACGTCAAGAACGAAATTACGTG GGTCAGCACAAACTGTCGAGACGAGCAGTAATAATTCAACAAGACGTGGAAAGCGATTGGCTGCTGCTACTACCGGGGTGACATCAACTGAGGATTcgtctgaaaaaaaatcacgtagcagagtgtaa